One Verrucomicrobiia bacterium genomic window carries:
- a CDS encoding glycosyl hydrolase family 8: MSNPVRNAVLGVLCACACAAWSCRASTSTPTQPSRQGALTSAFESGHHRNLFLERGYSSNAIRAKIDGAFQQLFFGKADSEAVYFPAGTNQNGPLAYICDINNNDVRSEGMSYGMMIAVQLNRKAEFDAIWNWARSFMYHSASNHPAHGYFAWSMKTNGLPNDEMPAPDGEEYFATSLYFASHRWGDGRGIHEYGAQADQLLQDFLHREMIAGRTVSGVQTGVTIFDPERAMVRFTPDFPNRNHTDPSYHLPAFYELWALWGPDRDREFWRRAAAVSRDFFQRAAHPQTGLTPEYANFDGTPWRAPWSRDSDKFQFDAWRTAMNWSMDWAWFGKDRRACELSDRIQKFFEQQGIDKYGSRFTLSGQMLGADHTVGIVAMNAVASLAATHERSHRFVEELWNARPPTGRYRYYDGMLYLMGLLHCSGEFRIWKP, translated from the coding sequence ATGTCGAACCCCGTTCGCAATGCCGTCCTCGGCGTGCTGTGCGCGTGCGCATGCGCGGCCTGGTCGTGTCGAGCATCCACTTCCACTCCGACGCAACCTTCTCGGCAAGGCGCCCTGACGAGCGCGTTTGAATCAGGGCACCACCGCAACCTGTTTCTGGAGAGGGGATATTCCTCCAATGCGATCCGCGCGAAGATCGATGGAGCTTTTCAACAATTGTTCTTTGGAAAAGCCGACTCCGAGGCGGTTTACTTTCCTGCCGGGACGAACCAGAACGGCCCGCTGGCTTACATATGCGACATCAACAACAACGACGTGCGCTCCGAAGGCATGTCGTACGGAATGATGATCGCCGTGCAGTTGAATCGAAAGGCGGAGTTTGACGCCATCTGGAATTGGGCCAGGAGCTTCATGTATCACAGCGCGTCCAATCACCCGGCCCATGGATACTTTGCATGGTCGATGAAAACGAACGGTCTTCCGAACGACGAGATGCCTGCGCCGGACGGGGAGGAATACTTTGCAACGTCGCTCTACTTTGCGTCGCATCGCTGGGGTGATGGCAGGGGAATTCATGAATACGGCGCGCAGGCGGATCAGCTGCTCCAGGACTTCCTGCATCGGGAGATGATTGCCGGCCGCACGGTTTCAGGGGTGCAAACCGGCGTGACGATTTTTGATCCAGAGCGGGCGATGGTTCGGTTCACCCCGGATTTTCCGAACAGGAATCATACCGATCCATCGTATCATCTTCCCGCGTTTTACGAACTCTGGGCGTTGTGGGGACCTGACCGCGATCGCGAGTTCTGGCGGCGTGCTGCGGCTGTCAGCCGCGACTTCTTTCAACGTGCAGCGCATCCGCAGACGGGCCTGACCCCAGAGTACGCGAACTTTGACGGCACACCCTGGCGCGCGCCATGGAGCCGCGACAGCGACAAATTTCAATTCGACGCCTGGCGCACTGCAATGAACTGGTCAATGGATTGGGCGTGGTTCGGAAAAGATCGAAGAGCATGCGAGTTGAGCGATCGAATTCAAAAGTTCTTCGAGCAACAGGGAATCGATAAATACGGGAGCCGCTTCACGCTGTCGGGTCAGATGCTGGGTGCCGACCACACCGTGGGGATTGTGGCGATGAATGCAGTGGCGAGTCTTGCGGCAACGCACGAACGTTCGCATCGGTTCGTCGAAGAACTGTGGAATGCGCGGCCGCCCACGGGCCGGTATCGTTATTACGACGG